Genomic window (Cyprinus carpio isolate SPL01 chromosome B7, ASM1834038v1, whole genome shotgun sequence):
tgtgtTTACattatatcgtcctaatgcacagtgaggaggagagtttaagtggccaaagactctccaaggaccataactggagaattgcagaaaaagtttgaatttcggggtcagaaaacctaaaaaaaaaaaaaaaaaaaaaaaattcaaacagcacctacatcaccacatgttgtttgtttgtttgtttgtttatttattgatccaAAAATCAGCTATCTCATATACATATGAGTGCTGTTCTTCCTGTGGTCAAAATCACTATTACAtatcaatttttacaaaataagcatacattcatacaacatacaaccatgaacaaaaacatttagtaGAAGATGAACTGAAAATATTCCTTGATTTAAGTtggtaaaaatttaaatcaaactcATGAACTAAGAACCCATGTATACTTATAGGGTGAAAAAACTTTTACTTATATAACACCTTTTTAAcaaaaacagaagtaaaaaaatcatattaaaacttgtgtaaataaatacaatttcaatttaattttaaagaccATCTTACTAGCTTCATTAAGCAAAAAACTAGGTAAAGAATTCCATGCTACCATGGCCCTATAGTGTAATGTTCTCTGTCCGGCTCCTGTTCTATAAACAGGCAGGAGAAATCTTCCTACTGATGACTTTTTGGGAGGGATTCAAGACAAAGCTTTCACCAAAAAACAATCTCCatcatattcagttatcagacatgactggaacttcaaacgggACTGGTTTCtataaaaatgagctttttagcagcaaacactcacgatgggtttggtgaacacaggtgTAAAAAGTACCCATGTGTCCAATataatatactgctgtatttttaatgccgtgggcctatatttcttctggacatcttgttcagacacatggcatcattgattctatcaaataccaacagataaaaaatcaaaaagtgactgactgtgtaagaaatcttataatgggccatgtttggatcttccaactggacaataatcaaaaacaacataaaaattgatcactgggcacaaaaccaagtTTTTGCTATGGCCAtgcagtcctctgacctgaaccctacggaaaatgagaggagtgaactgaagaggagaagcaccatcatggagctgtgaatctgaagggtctggagtgattctggatgaaggaatgctctctgatctcttgtcaggtgttctctaacctcatcaggcattagaGGAGAAAACTCCTATACTATTTTGGCATATAGAGGTTTCAAAAAGTAAAGAATAAAAGGGTCCAATGTAAATTGTGTCCAATATGTAtaagagaaaatatttatttcataatgctatttccccccattttaaattcttattctccaatgcaaggttagatttttgtgatttttttaaaataaaagatcaaaaggattaataatgcaggtttattttcacagccttctttgatcatatttatcaagggtaccaacaattctgaccacgtgtgtatataataataacagcTATACTGTTTGTACAATGTTATAAttcattagaaaaataaatgtttctcacgTGAGAATGCACACAGTAAAAGTTAGCAGAACTCAAAATTTGAGATCATTTACAGATTCGAAGATTAAGTTAGtagaattttccattttgatttgGTAGGCCTACTACACAAGCATGTTAACTGCAGGGTGGCTGATTTCAAGGAGATatgcagtaaaacattaataGTGTTTGCCACAccttaacaaacaaacacacaagcacacacgcacacacacacacacacacacacacacacacacacacacacacacacacacacacacacacacacacacacacacacacacacacacacacacatttactagTCTTAGCCTCGAGCAGTCCAGAGCAATCACAGACACAGGTAAACTGTGAGCTGGCTGTAAACCATCAGTTGCACTTTGACTTCATTTCATTGTAAACAGCTCAGGAAATGATACTGTAATGTTGCAATGTTTTATGATAGGATGAAAAAGCACAATAAAGACCAACTAAAATATCCATTATGACAGTTTTTTATTACAACTCTATTCAAAACCAATGCAAAACTATTTGAACATATAATTCAgtgaaacaataacaataaataataaaatataatgaaggtCAGGCAAGGTTACAGtaaagttaatctttaataaaaaagGAGGCAGTGAAAACATATTTTCAGATTCAGTGCTTCATTTTTCAGTCAGAGATGACAAactaaaaaaattctatattacATTAGTAACAGTTGAACTATATTCTATATTACAGTAGTAATAGTTGAACCAGTTTCTTCAGTTGCTCTTTGAACGGTGATATTCATTCACTGTTGGCTTGTGACGTTCTTCTGGTTAAATCTGCAAACACAAAGAGACACATGTTAGTGTCTGAAAGATGCACCAAAGTGCCTCATTGTCTGAATTTATAagctttaattaatattattaatataagtgAATTAAAATCATGCTAATGAATAATTTTTAGAAGGATAATTAGAGTCACCACAGGCAATAACTTACTTTTCTTTGAGAGAAATCACCCAGTCTTTTGCAGGATTGAGGCACATCTTTAATTTCCTCATTTTGgcactgtaataaataaaaattgatagaATGACTCTTTACTATTGCATAAAATGATACACATGAGTCACATTTTGACTTCATCATTTAACTGAACCGTTTGCCCCAAAATTTACATTCAGTCACCATTTAGTTGCTAAATTTTTATGACTaactttcttctgaggaacatatAATAAGTTACTTAGCAGAATTGCCTAAGCCCATCTTTTCCAAACATTAAAACTCAATGGTGATTACAACCCTTCAGTGCCGCCCAGGAAGTGGCCATGTTCCTGGTAGAGTGAGCAACCAGATCACCAGGGATAGGTAGATTTTGGTTGACATAAGCTTGTGAAATGGTATCCACTATCCAATGAGATAACCGTTGCTTAGACACAGGTTTGCCTGCACACTTCTTGTCAAAACAtacaaatagttgtgtgtgtgactgtcgtAGTTGATGAGTTTGCTCAATATATGTGTGCAATGCTCTAATAGGACATAGAGAACAATGATCCAGCTCTTCACCTGAACAAAGGGGATCTGGACGGAAAGCATCAAGCTCAATTACCTGATTTATTGTGCCAGGCTTAAGGACCTTGGGCAAGAATGATGGGTTTGGTCAGAGAAAAACCCCTGTTTTTTCTGCCTTCCATCTCAAGCAGTCTTCACTGACGGATAAAGCGTGCAATGGCCAGAGAAAACTTGGCTGAACATATCGCCAGTAGAAAAACTGTTTTCCATGTCAAGAACTTGAGATCTGCTTGCTCCAAAGGTTCAAAAGGTGCTTTGGCCAGTGATTGTAAGACAATAGAAAGGTCCCAAGCAGGTGATCTCATAATTCTCCCTGGTCGCAAGCGTTTTGCACCCTTGAGAAATTGAGACACCAAAGGGTGTTTGCCAATATTTGCACCATCCACTGACACATGGCAGTGTGAGATGGCTGCAATGTAGACTTTTATGGTATTAACTGATTTCCCAGAATCAATCAATGTTTGAAGAAAACGAAGAACCAAACTGGTGTCACACTTGGCCGGATCTAGTTGTCTAATGTCTCTAATTTTTATGACTaactttcttctgaggaacatatAATAAGTTACTTAGCAGAATTGCCTAAGCCCATCTTTTCCAAACATTAAAACTCAATGGTGATTACAACTGCCAAGGAAAATGTTCAAagtaagacttttattttttaattttaatatttttaaggaacAACTCTGGCATTCTGCTAAACATCACTGTTGGAGATGAAAATCAAACAggctgaaggtgagtaaattacgACCAAATTTCATTCATTAGGTGAAGCATCCATGAAGCATCGAATGTTTGCACACTCTCATGATCTTAAAGAGCTTTGTCTGAATCTTAATCTGAAAAAGTCATTGAATTTGGTGAAAGAAAGTGTTCACCACACAAATGAACTCCtgaaattatgtttaaaagtaTACCAGGATGCACCATGAGACAAATTTCAATActtttgtctgtcatttttaatagttacacatatttagttttagtatgtgaaaaaaaggggttttttatattttttttggaggAGATATtatagagggtttttttttttgttgtgtattttgtgtgtgtgtttttggtgttgtttttttgtgtttttcactcACATGATCTCCTCATTTTTGCAGTTTGGTCCAGCAGGAATCATCCTCAATGACTGTATTTTTCCAAAAGGGATTGCTGGCCCTGAATATGTTTGAATGCATTGACAGCGTAGATGCATGGGTTTAATTCTACCTAAAGTAACACAGAGAGAGTTGCTGTGAGATTAGCTCGAAAGagtcatcaaaataaataaataaataattaaataataaaaaatcataacccatgatgaataaaagttaatcTGCTTACCCTCTGTTGTGGACAGCAGTGCAGCTGTGCAGATCAGAAGCATGAAGGCAGATGTGCTTAACTTCATCATTCTGAGTCAGTATTGTGCAGAGCAATGCCAGTGAAGTTATCAAGAGACTGTCTGCTGTAGTCACTCAGTTGTGTGTCTAACAGCAGCCTGCAATCTCACTTTTAAAGACTGACACTCCCACACAACATGCCAGAGTTTATTGCGCAGTTATGAACTATTGTTCTCTTCCAAGGAACTGAGGTCAGGTGCAGTACTAGTGTTAGTATGCCCGGAGTCctggtcagcccctgtactgggctagatGTCCATACGGCTTGATTCTCTTTGGGTAATCGCATATGTGTATTCTTCAATGCTAAGGTTTCCCTCTCGATAACCCATGTCATCCCTTGACAGACCCgttctgtcagtctcttctggcagttgTCCCATtcctactctaaggtaggacctgcctcagagacccattccatatgtagtactgccccctgggtcagtccatatcattatctccacatgtcacctccctatggGTAGGATGTGTCTCCGTAGCAACCTGCTAGGCTGaaaagaacaaataggaaatgATTTTAACGAATCTTTCACtaaaggttgaaatcccttccaaaaactttttttgtggacagaacagcagcatggccttcttcAGCAGTGAGTACTCACCATTTGGTCCCTTttggtaccaaggtcagtgaatttgcgctggggctttgggaaggttacgaccttagTGTAGCTTTTGGCTCAACACGCTACAGTATGTCAACAtttgcagcgccacagggttgtgacggtgtttaGGTTGAAGCGTTTTCCATAGACCCCTAATATTGTCACGACATAACGTAAGTTATGACTATAACTATGGATCTATGAGACCGAATGATGAGCGTCACCACGGTCTTACCTTGAATGATGCCATTCCTCCGCCTATCCTCGAGACCTAATATCAACAATGTCAGGTTACTGACCTTAGGGGTTGGCTATATAACATCCAGGTGAACCAACCACTTCCTCTTGCCTGGAACGCCCCAGTTCATCCCGAGTGACAAGGGATGGTGACGGTCATCGTTCGGTCTCATAGATCCATAGTTATAGTCATAACTTACGATCTATTTCGACCTCACTCAGACCGTCACCACGGTCTTACCTTGGATGACTTATACCACCAGGGTCACGAGGGACTAGTATATTTTCCTTCCCCTGTTTATTTAGCGGCAGATAAAACAGCAGACCCAAAAGGATTTGGCTTTGCCACATTAATCCTATAAAATCTCGTAAACGTGCATTAGCTGCTTTAAGAGGCTGCGGCACAGATGTCTGATAGTGCTACCCCCTTCAGTGCCGCCCAGGAAGTGGCCATGTTCCTGGTAGAGTGAGCAACCAGATCACCAGGGATAGGTAGATTTTGGTTGACATAAGCTTGTGAAATGGTATCCACTATCCAATGAGATAACCGTTGCTTAGACACAGGTTTGCCTGCACACTTCTTGTCAAAACAtacaaatagttgtgtgtgtgtgactgtcgtAGTTGATGAGTTTGCTCAATATATGTGTGCAATGCTCTAACAGGACATAGAGAACAATGATCCAGCTCTTCACCTGAACAAAGGGGATCTGGACGGAAAGCATCAAGCTCAATTACCTGATTTATTGTGCTAGGCTTAAGGACCTTGGGCAAGAATGATGGGTTTGGTCAGAGAAAAACCCCTGTTTTTTCTGCCTTCCATCTCAAGCAGTCTTCACTGACTGATAAAGCGTGCAATTCACCAACTCTCTTGGCTGAACATATCGCCAGTAGGAAAACTGTTTTTCCATGTCAAGAACTTGAGATCTGCTTGCTCCAAAGGTTCAAAAGGTGCTTTGGCCAGTGATTGTAAGACAATAGAAAGGTCCCAAGCAGGTGATCTCATAATTCTCCCTGGTCGCAAGCGTTTTGCACCCTTGAGAAATTGAGACACCAAAGGGTGTTTGCCAATATTTGCACCATCCACTGACACATGGCAGTGTGAGATGGCTGCAATGTAGACTTTTATGGTATTAACTGATTTCCCAGAATCAATCAATGTTTGAAGAAAACGAAGAACCAAACTGGTGTCACACTTGGCCGGATCTAGTTGTCGGTCATGACACCATGTTGAGAATATTCGACACTTGCTAAAATAGTTATTCCATGTAGACGGTGCCTTAGAACTATTTATTGTCCTTAATACAGCTTCATCTAAGCCTTCAGAGAGGGACTGAGCAAGGGCCATACCTATAGTTGAAGTGTCTCTGGACTTGGGTTCCAGATTTGGCCCTCCACTTGAGAGAGGAGATCTGCTCTCCATGGTAACTGCCAAGGGTAACCTTGGACCAAACGTACAAGGGTCGGAAACCAAAGTTTCTTTGGCCAACTTGGGGCCACAAGTAAAACCTTGTGACGGCCCAAAGCTACCCTGTTGAGCACAAGGTGGATCAAGGGTAGGGGAGGAAAAGCGTACAACAATTCTTCCAGACATTCTTGAGAGTGCATCGATCCCTAAAGGGCCTCCCTGGCTGTTCAGGGAATACCATAGATCGCAATGAGTTGTCTCTGTGGTGGCAAACAAATCGACCTTTGCCATACCGAAACGCCTCCATATTAATCTCACCACTTCGGGATGGAGACGCCACTCTCCTGGGAGAGGTCCAGTTCGCGACAGCAGGTCTGCTGCTCTGTTCGCCACTCCCGGTATGTATACTACTCTGAGTGATGAGAGCTTTGGAAATGTCCAAGAAAGTAGTTCCTTTGTCACCTGGAGACACAGCGCTGATCTGGTGCCGCCCTGGTGATTGATGTGGTACACTGCCGACATGTTGTCTGTTCTCACCAAAACATGTTTGTTCTGTAACAACGGGAGAAAAACCCTCAGGGAGAGATGGACTGCCCTGAGTTCCAGCATGCTGATGTGCTCTGTGATCCAGGGGAATTTCCAGTGTCCCCTGATGGACCTGCCTTCCCAAACTGCTCCCCACCCTGTTAAAGAGGCATCTGTCGTTATCACAGACCATCTTGCTGGGATGTTGCCTAGAGGAACCCCTTGTGATGGTAATGACTTCCAAGGGTGTAACATTTAGACACACCTTTGTGTAACCTTTATCCTTACATGTCTGTGTAATTTGGGATGCAAGTGAAAGTTGTTCAACCAACGTTGTAGTGGACGGGCTTTGAGAAGGCCGAGTGGGaccacagctgctgctgctgcaatcATGCCCAACAATCGCTGAAACTGAATTAACTTCACTCTCTTGTTCAGATGGAATGATTGAGTTAGACTGACCAACTGTACCACTCTCTGGGGTGGTAAAGTTGCCGTCATCAGTTGGGAATCTAGCGAAATTCCTACAAACACGGTCTGTTGTCTGGGACTTAgattgctcttttcccagttcaCTTTGAACCCGAGAGACTGGACATGTTGGAGCACCATTTCTGTGTCCTTCATGACTTGACTGCGAGAAGGAGCACAAATTAGCCAGGGGACGAAGGGCTGCTGAAACCACCCTGGTGAAGACCCTTGGAGACAGAGACAGGCCAAATGGAAGGACCCTGAACTGATAAACCCGATCTTGAAAGGCAAAGCAAAGAAACGGGCAGTGATCCTGACAGATGTGTATGTGGAAACAGGCATCCTTCAAGTCTATGGAAGTGAACCATTTTCCCAGTTCTATGGATTCCAGAATTTGTGCTGTAGTCAGCATTTTGAAGTGCAATACCTTTATGAATTCGTTCAGCTTTCGTAAGTCCAGAATGGGTCGAAGTCCCCCGTCTTTCTTTGGCACTAGGAAATACTTCGAATAGAACCCAGTGAGCTGTTTGCTGGTGTTTATCTGTACAATCGCTTTTTTCTGAAGTAAGACTGTGATCTCTTTGGCCAAAATTTGTGCCTGGACTGGGTCTCTGACTATGGTCATATGAATCCCTGAAAAAGTAGGAGGGCTCCGCCGGAACTGTATCCTGTATCCTGTCTTGATGGTATCTAGAACCCAAGGATCTGATGTTACCTTCTCCCAACTGTCCAGGCACAGTTGGGAGCATTCTCCGACGACTCCGAGACTGCTATGCCTGGCCTCCCCGGGGTTTGAAACCCCTGGAAGGACCCCTCTTAAGTGGTCCTTCCCTGACTGGATTATGAGCCTGGTCGGTCTGGGGAGCCTGGTTAAAAGGTCTGGTTCCTCAATCATGGGACTGGTAACCCCTAGATCGTTTTCTGTCATACCCCCAAATTTCTGAACGAGGAAAGTGTGGGGGCTGAAAAGAATGAGCAGCCCTATGGCCACATTTGGTAGGGCCAGCAAATGTTTGCTGAACTGACTCCCTTCTGCGTCTTGCCTGATCAGCTGTATCCAGTAAAGCCTGTGCATCAGTGTGAAATATCCGACCTGGAACCACTGGCATATTAGTCAGATCCTTCCTGATTGCAGGTAAAGATGTTTGAGCCAACCAGATTTGTCTTCTGGCTAAAACTGCAGACAACATAGATGCCCCTATGTCCCTGGTAAGCTGTGAGTGTGTGATGAGTGCTGTGTCAATCAAGCTCATCACATCACGCTCTTCTTTATTAACAACTTTTCTTAACACAGCCAAAACTATTGCTAGAGCATTTCCTGAACGGGCTGCCCGAGTAGCTGCGTTATATGCTTGGCTCATTAACCGGTCTGTCTTTTGGCACTCCTTACCGGGACAACGAGGATTGTCAGTAACCTTATCAGGTCCCAAAGCGGTTAAAGCTGCGATCTCTCGCTCCACTGATGGCTTGTTCCCCATACCACTCTCAGCGGGGTAATCCAACTTAACAAACTGTCTACATCCTGCATTAAACTGGGGTGCCGCTTTTGGATTATTCCAGGCTTTCCTCAACATCTGGGAATAATCCTCAGCTACAGGAATTGACACAGTAGGCTGTGCAGGGGAAATACTACACACCTTGTGTGGGGGCTGGAGCTGTAGCTTCTTCCTGTGCATTAAGGCCTAGGATCCTTGCTGCACTTAAAATGCGTGAAAGAACATCAGAATGCAGGCTTCCTTCTGAAACCTCAGACCTGGATTCATCTCCCTCGTTTTCGTCTGCATTCTCCTCACTACCATAAAGGGAGTTATTTGCATGCAGTGAGACGGCATCCGTATAATCATCCCTCTCTTCCTGACGTGATGTTAACTCATCCCCAGCCCGGAGTGCAGATGGCTGTGTGCTTACTGAAGAATTATGTGTTTCAAGCTTACCAGCTAAGTCACGCAATGCTGCCAAGATTTGCAACTGAGTGTCATCCTTGGGCTCTTGGACTACTGGGGCTTTCTTCCATTTATCTGGAGGCATGTCAGAACCTGAAGACCTGATGAAATACATGCATTCCAATGACACGTCGAAATATTTAAATGAGGAGAAAAACTACTGCAATCCTCAGGGACTTGAAGCACCTGCACAAAAACGTGACGGATTGAAACTAATCTCTCCTGTAATCAAAACAATGCACTCTACCGCGTCGGTCTCAGATGAGGCGAGAAAGGCAAGAGGAAGTGGTTGGTTTACCTGGATGTTATATAGCCAACCCCTAAGGTCAGTCACCTGACATTGTTGATATTAGGTCTCGAGGATAGGCGGAGGAATGGCGTCATTCAAGGTAAGACCGTGGTGACGGTCTGAGTGAGGTCGAAATAGATCATGTAGTGACCGCCAGATAGGGAACTTcttggttacatacgtaaccctcattccctgatgagggaacggagatgttatgTCCCCATACCAAAaacttgaaccattcgctgttgctgggacacgttctcggctcctcagagTAAAATCTAGTGAGTGGATGCACGCTGTCGCCTTTTATACCCATGTGTACAGGGAGTGGCTcggcatgcaaaatccactagccaattctcgttttctcttaaactcagagatgactGGGCTCCCAAGTTAGACCCCTAATGTTGTCACAAtataacgtctccattcccttcatcagggaacgagggttacgaaTGTAACCGAGAAGTTCTCTTTGCATTAGTCTTACCACTCAAAATATCTAGTCATTAGTTCATCGTATAagcaattaaatgcaaaatggttgatctagttgtcataaactgtcaagcaTATTTTCTACAGATTTCTATTAGACTTTTTGTACATTTTCCATGAATTGTGCAGGTGAATCTTGACTTTaactaatgaagagaatgaagATCAGCTAATGAGAAACCAAGTTTTCTGAAATAGCTCAAATGTGCATCTCATGAGCCTTCAACTGGAAAGaatatagacagaggacaacacaatatttacaaattctgacaatggatGAACATCCATGATCAGGATCAACAGCTGAGAGGAAGAATAGGAGTAAGGATGCATGGTGGAAGGGTACAGAGGCAAAACAGAGGAAGAGGCAGAAGAGGCCAAGGACATAGGCACATATCAGATGAAATAAGGACCACTGTTGTGGACCATGTTGTCAATCATGGTTTACAGTGGCTGAGGTGGGtttcctgtgtttatttttttatttctttttctttttcttttctatattaCAATGACAGTATACTGTGAatcctatccagtctctttcaatcattAAACCACACACAGTagtgtgtaaatttgtacttttcaaatggatatatggcatacagaAGAAGTGCAGCCTTCTGcatttcaatacagtaactgccatccaaactgttgccatagtttacatcaggtcATACTAACAGAGTGCagtgttatattgacaacatgactaagcattttgactatcttgtttgtgaaaaatgacacaaggactttacATTCTGATTAAGGATGGGAGTATCGATCCAAAGTATCGATTTATCGATACTGATACGAGTATCGAAAGTatactcaaacaaaaaatatcgacactaaggtgtgttttatttaccagtgattttgtttatttaacaaaaaataatgcatcGAATTGGACGAATAACCTATGTTAGTAAATAACTGTGTAGGatagaactattttcctgctcatctgaacacatgCTGCGTTTGCCAAAAGTATTGCATTAAATCTTAAGCATTAAAGGTTTTGGGAATGGCAGCCCTGAACAATGCttatcagaggacagaaaaaaaaaacatatctttgagttatttcacaataaacaaattgaaattagcctacatagtttgtgcaaatacatttattgaaattgaaCATTGAAAGATAATActgatcatgttctattctgtaatgttacagtttttctcaaatgctaaaacacatttcacaaacGTTTCCTCCATGTTCCCCAATGTCTAAACACAACACCCTTTTCTAAAGCTACATAAACACAACCACACTTTCTCACTTCAAAACTCAAACTTTCACACCAAAAGAGCAGCTCGAagctttcaaaaatgtaaacactataCACATCattacacactacagcaaaacaaTTGAAAACAATGCTCAATTTGTGAGAAGGTTCTTTGTTTCATAACTGCCAAAGCATATTTTTAGAAACTTTACAGTAATGGATGTTCTTAGATCTCTGCAGAGGATTAGGCATTTAAATTTGTGAATTTCATATGAAGAGTATAAATCTATAGTAAATTCTGCATGTACACTACTGTAACAACTCAATGCAAAAACAGAATCTATTGCACACAACAGTACTCTTGAAAACATGATCAGGGTGTgaagttttttttactttactttattcaCACCACAATCACTGTGCGGCATCATGTCGCTGAGCTGCATCGGGCCACATCACCTCATCCACGTCGCAGGCTATATTGCCTCTTGCCAGGCACCGTGGGAAAAACGCCCTGGAATGGCGAATCTATCCTTGGAAGGCCTCCACTGGGATGTCAACACAGGCCAGCTCCATTGCCCTTAGGAGGTTCTCTCTAGTGTATGGTTGTCTGTCATAAACCTTCCATCTCCACGATGAGAAGAACTCCTCTATAGGGTTCAGGAAAGGGGAGTAGGGTGGCAGACAGACATTTAAAAAGTGGTTACTGTTGGTGGTGAACCACTCTctgatttggtttgttttgtggaAGTGTACATTGTCCCAAATGATCACATAAATGTGATGTGCGGGCCCAGGATGGTGTTGTTGGCGGTCTAGGAGGATGTCTTTTAGCTCCTCT
Coding sequences:
- the LOC109078242 gene encoding interleukin-8-like, which codes for MMKLSTSAFMLLICTAALLSTTEGRIKPMHLRCQCIQTYSGPAIPFGKIQSLRMIPAGPNCKNEEIIAKMRKLKMCLNPAKDWVISLKEKFNQKNVTSQQ